Proteins encoded in a region of the Scrofimicrobium sp. R131 genome:
- the wecB gene encoding non-hydrolyzing UDP-N-acetylglucosamine 2-epimerase — MRILSVVGARPQFVKLAPIDREFRRRGIDHVIVHTGQHYDPLLSDVFFQDLGISAPAVHLGVGSGSHGKQTGAMMAALDDVFLEYQPDWVLVYGDTNSTLAAAICAAKLHLPVAHLEAGLRSFNRQMPEEHNRVLTDHCADLLLAPTQVAAEHLAREGVDPARVVVTGDVMTDVLYQVMEQVRDNPSPFPDLGPGEYSVATIHRAENTDDARRLEAIIDSLGAVDHPVVLLAHPRLLAKCEHFGVPLKRGHLQVHDPVPYPELVSAVLNSRGVITDSGGLQKEAFLMRVPCTTVRPETEWVETVELGWNVLVQPGGDLTLAASRPRPAPTDAAPYGTGQAAQIVADALQTMGSRE; from the coding sequence ATGCGTATTCTCTCGGTTGTTGGCGCCCGCCCCCAGTTCGTTAAGCTTGCCCCGATTGATCGGGAGTTTCGCCGACGCGGAATTGACCACGTCATCGTCCACACAGGGCAGCACTACGATCCGCTGCTGTCCGACGTGTTCTTCCAGGACTTGGGAATCTCCGCTCCCGCCGTCCACCTGGGCGTGGGTTCCGGCTCCCACGGCAAACAGACGGGGGCCATGATGGCCGCCCTGGACGACGTCTTCCTGGAGTATCAGCCCGACTGGGTCCTGGTTTACGGCGACACCAACTCGACGCTGGCGGCAGCCATCTGCGCGGCCAAGCTTCACCTGCCGGTGGCCCACCTTGAGGCCGGGCTGCGCTCCTTCAACCGGCAGATGCCCGAGGAACACAATCGGGTGCTAACCGATCACTGTGCGGACCTCCTGCTGGCCCCCACGCAGGTGGCGGCCGAGCATCTGGCGCGCGAGGGGGTCGATCCGGCCCGGGTGGTGGTCACCGGTGACGTGATGACGGATGTGCTTTACCAGGTGATGGAGCAGGTGCGCGACAATCCTTCGCCTTTCCCTGACCTTGGCCCCGGCGAATACTCGGTGGCCACGATTCACCGGGCCGAGAACACTGACGACGCCCGCCGACTGGAGGCGATTATCGATTCGCTGGGAGCGGTCGACCACCCGGTGGTTCTGCTCGCCCACCCGCGACTGCTCGCCAAGTGTGAACACTTCGGGGTTCCGCTCAAGCGGGGCCACCTTCAGGTGCACGACCCGGTCCCCTACCCGGAGCTGGTCAGCGCGGTGCTGAACTCGCGGGGGGTGATCACCGACTCGGGTGGGCTTCAGAAGGAGGCTTTCCTCATGCGGGTCCCCTGCACCACCGTTCGACCGGAGACCGAGTGGGTGGAGACGGTCGAGTTGGGCTGGAACGTCCTGGTGCAGCCGGGAGGCGACCTGACCCTGGCGGCGTCGCGGCCCCGACCGGCCCCGACCGACGCGGCTCCTTACGGCACCGGCCAGGCGGCCCAGATTGTCGCGGACGCCCTCCAAACAATGGGGTCCCGTGAGTAA
- a CDS encoding glycosyltransferase: protein MTELTAQIVVAVHQVDRPIRRACESVLSCPEAGVIVVAHGVDPQDLDLPDSSRLEVVACAEGIGFPGVPFNRGIASARADLVGVMGSDDWFEEGALTALISRQRADRADVVLAPLTFQGAGRELNPLTWRNRQLQAARDRLFYRTAPLGLIRRELAQNPRYQFREDVHVGEDFQPGVRLWTDGLSVSYYPQDPAYTVGSDARERVTLRPRALADRLAPIELLLADPEVRALPRRTRTSLAVKLLRVHVLGTLEQDAQRDALTAQDWRHFAQLTRKIAAFAPPARHRFTAADQRLLAAVVQADADGFTRELSGRSQLPLWTRILPRNPFLALTPEANLRSTAVGKVIGKQVRQRPPAGRKLLIISYSNIPSDARVLKQVQRLSQDWEVTTCSYGPAPDGVAHHFSIPPEAQKLDLYGRYITLHWYRLAYWRQAAVAASWRLLKGNRFDLILADEVDALPVAVRLRPRVGILVDLHEHTPSLMSQIPLWDRRIRPYYEWLCRLYLPQSQAATTVGEGIAVKYEELTGVRPSVVTNATPYQDLSPQPVNEPIRLVHHGVAQRARAIHLMIEALIASPRNFTFDLYLMPNEPAYLEELKALADQSQGKVRVLDPLPYRELVPTLNQYDLGIFVLPPVSLNKELALPNKFFDFVQARLGILIGPSVEMASIVNQLDLGLVTDDFSVEATVRALDGIDADQVARWKQNSDRAARALSAETQVEEWARQLKRIWAQSASRDAR from the coding sequence ATGACAGAGTTGACCGCACAGATTGTCGTGGCCGTGCACCAGGTCGACCGCCCCATCCGCCGGGCCTGCGAAAGCGTCCTGTCCTGCCCCGAAGCCGGAGTAATTGTGGTGGCGCACGGAGTGGACCCGCAGGACCTGGACCTGCCCGACTCTTCCCGACTCGAAGTGGTTGCCTGCGCCGAGGGGATTGGATTCCCAGGGGTTCCGTTCAACCGCGGGATCGCCTCGGCTCGGGCTGACCTGGTCGGTGTGATGGGGTCGGACGACTGGTTCGAAGAGGGGGCCCTAACCGCACTGATCTCCCGACAGCGGGCCGACCGGGCCGACGTGGTCCTGGCACCGCTGACGTTCCAGGGCGCAGGCCGCGAGCTCAATCCCCTCACCTGGAGAAACCGGCAGTTGCAGGCCGCCCGGGATCGACTGTTTTACCGCACCGCTCCCCTGGGACTAATTCGGCGAGAACTGGCTCAAAACCCGCGCTATCAGTTCCGGGAAGACGTTCACGTCGGGGAAGATTTTCAGCCCGGGGTGCGGCTGTGGACGGACGGACTCTCGGTGTCCTATTATCCGCAAGACCCGGCCTACACCGTGGGGTCTGATGCCCGCGAGCGCGTCACCTTGAGGCCAAGGGCCTTGGCTGACCGGTTGGCCCCAATCGAACTGTTGCTGGCCGACCCTGAAGTCCGGGCGTTGCCGAGGCGGACCCGCACCAGCCTGGCGGTGAAGCTCCTTCGGGTTCACGTCCTGGGAACTTTGGAGCAGGACGCCCAGCGAGACGCTCTCACCGCGCAGGACTGGCGACATTTTGCCCAACTCACCCGAAAGATTGCTGCCTTTGCCCCGCCGGCTCGACACCGTTTCACCGCTGCCGACCAGCGCCTACTGGCCGCTGTGGTCCAGGCGGATGCGGACGGTTTTACCCGCGAACTGTCCGGCCGCAGTCAGCTCCCGCTCTGGACCCGGATCCTGCCGCGGAACCCGTTCCTGGCGCTGACACCGGAGGCCAACCTCCGCTCGACCGCGGTGGGGAAGGTGATCGGGAAACAGGTCCGGCAGCGTCCGCCGGCCGGTCGGAAGCTCCTCATTATCAGCTACTCGAACATTCCTTCCGACGCTCGGGTCCTGAAGCAGGTGCAGCGTCTGAGCCAGGACTGGGAGGTGACGACCTGTTCGTACGGGCCCGCCCCGGACGGGGTGGCCCACCACTTCTCGATCCCGCCGGAGGCGCAGAAGCTGGACCTGTACGGCCGCTACATCACCCTGCACTGGTACCGGCTCGCCTACTGGCGCCAGGCCGCAGTCGCAGCGTCGTGGCGCCTGCTGAAGGGGAACCGGTTTGACCTGATTCTGGCGGACGAGGTGGACGCACTCCCTGTCGCGGTTCGGCTCCGGCCCCGCGTCGGGATTCTGGTCGACCTCCACGAGCACACTCCCAGCCTTATGAGCCAGATCCCCCTGTGGGATCGCCGGATTCGCCCCTACTACGAGTGGCTCTGCCGCCTGTATCTACCCCAGTCTCAAGCTGCCACCACCGTCGGCGAAGGGATTGCCGTCAAGTATGAGGAGTTGACCGGAGTCCGCCCCAGTGTAGTCACCAATGCCACTCCCTATCAGGATCTCTCCCCCCAACCGGTGAACGAGCCGATCCGGCTGGTTCACCACGGGGTAGCTCAGCGCGCGCGAGCGATCCACCTGATGATTGAGGCGCTGATCGCCAGCCCTCGCAACTTCACCTTTGACCTGTACCTGATGCCCAACGAACCCGCCTATCTGGAGGAACTCAAAGCCCTGGCCGACCAAAGCCAAGGCAAGGTCCGGGTTCTTGATCCCCTCCCATACCGGGAGTTGGTCCCCACCCTGAACCAGTATGACCTCGGGATCTTTGTGCTTCCTCCGGTGTCCCTCAACAAAGAGCTGGCCCTACCGAACAAGTTCTTTGACTTTGTCCAGGCTCGCCTCGGCATTCTGATTGGCCCCTCAGTTGAGATGGCCTCGATCGTCAACCAACTGGACCTGGGTCTAGTGACGGACGATTTCTCGGTGGAGGCCACCGTTCGCGCACTCGACGGCATCGACGCGGACCAGGTGGCCCGGTGGAAGCAGAACTCTGACCGGGCTGCCCGGGCACTCTCTGCCGAGACGCAAGTGGAGGAATGGGCTCGTCAACTGAAGCGGATTTGGGCTCAGTCCGCGTCCAGGGACGCCCGCTAG
- a CDS encoding glycosyltransferase, with translation MTNANNPDGARRRVLVLLTSEFPNAHGDTAFIANEIGALSEQFDRVLVLSKAAPGQNLVPPPNNVEYRGTFNVSPRTLLPELIKPRRLWQIAKETKTEFTSPTRAGDFSFTWKSTLTGLKFARLIEQSVDPGDEVFVYSFWGIAVASAFPFLPANYGKTVRLHGGDLYFERGYQLPLREALFRSADRIALISEHGRRYLLDHFPQLQGDSRVVLSRLGTIDFGVGPKPTGTDPLTVVTCSAVNENKRVLPILQALEELAQSRPVHWIHFGTGPLLGELVTRVSQVQRQQSSLTVDLRGQVPNDQVKDFYRHHPVDVFVNASDSEGVPVSIMEALSAGIPVVATDAGGSGEIVGEELGSGRLLPLQPSASELAAAIGSVADHRGDYHPREVWQRLCNNDRAAREIVDIILSTAK, from the coding sequence GTGACCAACGCAAACAACCCCGACGGCGCCCGCCGCCGAGTCCTGGTCCTATTGACCTCCGAGTTTCCCAACGCCCATGGGGACACCGCGTTCATCGCCAACGAGATCGGCGCGCTCAGCGAGCAGTTTGACCGGGTTTTGGTCCTCAGCAAGGCGGCTCCCGGCCAGAACCTGGTTCCCCCGCCCAACAACGTGGAGTACCGGGGAACCTTCAACGTCAGCCCGAGGACGCTGCTGCCCGAGCTGATCAAGCCGCGTCGGCTCTGGCAAATTGCCAAGGAGACTAAGACGGAGTTCACTTCCCCCACTCGGGCGGGCGATTTTTCCTTCACCTGGAAGAGCACGCTCACCGGGCTCAAGTTCGCCCGCCTGATCGAACAGTCAGTGGATCCGGGCGACGAGGTCTTCGTCTATTCGTTCTGGGGGATCGCCGTCGCATCTGCCTTCCCCTTCCTGCCGGCCAACTACGGGAAGACCGTTCGGCTGCACGGCGGGGATCTGTACTTTGAGCGTGGATATCAGCTCCCTTTGCGCGAAGCCCTGTTTCGCAGCGCCGATCGGATCGCGCTGATCTCCGAGCACGGACGCCGGTACCTGCTGGATCATTTCCCGCAGTTGCAGGGAGACTCCCGGGTGGTGCTGTCCCGACTCGGAACGATAGATTTTGGGGTTGGACCCAAACCCACCGGCACGGACCCCCTGACGGTGGTCACCTGCTCGGCGGTGAATGAGAACAAGCGCGTGCTGCCGATTCTTCAGGCCCTGGAGGAGCTGGCCCAGAGCCGGCCGGTCCACTGGATTCACTTTGGCACCGGCCCCCTGCTGGGCGAGTTGGTCACGCGGGTTTCTCAGGTTCAACGCCAGCAGAGCTCGCTGACGGTGGACCTGCGGGGACAGGTGCCTAATGACCAGGTGAAGGACTTCTACCGGCACCACCCGGTGGATGTCTTCGTGAACGCCTCCGATTCGGAAGGGGTCCCCGTCAGCATCATGGAGGCGCTCAGCGCTGGCATCCCGGTGGTTGCCACCGACGCCGGTGGGAGCGGCGAAATTGTCGGCGAGGAACTGGGGTCGGGAAGGTTGCTTCCGCTGCAGCCCTCGGCTTCCGAGTTGGCCGCGGCCATCGGCTCGGTTGCGGATCACCGGGGCGACTACCACCCGCGAGAAGTCTGGCAGCGCCTGTGCAACAATGACCGGGCCGCCCGCGAGATCGTCGATATTATCCTCAGCACCGCCAAGTAG
- a CDS encoding glycosyltransferase family 2 protein, with product MLRSKSRPVSTSNDQVDIIIACHDPGRRLQRAIESVLSSNGTNVGVIVVAHNLPIASLSETVPAELRDRVRWLQCADGIHSPAGPFNLGLAASRAEWVGLLGSDDYLEPGAVDRWLQLSSGADAVIARLRHDSGGAVHTPPVRPVPHRRRTAVADRLYYRSAPLGLTRRTFLTSRHIVCAEGLTTGEDLTVSIPLWTWGRVRVQRSGPSYVIGSDASNRVTMRLAPLKEELRHTEVVWRSSWMRRLSVGQRRALGTKYLRIHFFGAAYYRATSGHWSEEDRRDLAQAIKLVLELAPGCHLPLSRIDRQLLAALADPTTPVEELNRLAIARRRFGQVDALIPADWRYLLHREAPLRFMAASFLTR from the coding sequence ATGCTCAGGTCCAAGTCGCGCCCAGTCTCCACGAGCAACGACCAGGTCGACATCATCATAGCTTGTCACGATCCTGGCCGCCGCCTCCAGCGGGCGATCGAGTCAGTTTTGTCCAGCAATGGCACCAATGTCGGCGTGATCGTTGTCGCCCACAATCTGCCAATCGCCTCTTTGAGTGAGACTGTTCCGGCAGAACTGCGGGACCGGGTCCGGTGGCTCCAGTGTGCCGATGGGATTCATTCCCCCGCCGGCCCATTCAACCTGGGTTTGGCTGCGTCACGGGCCGAGTGGGTCGGACTGCTTGGGTCTGACGACTACTTGGAGCCGGGCGCGGTCGACCGGTGGTTGCAGCTCAGTTCCGGCGCGGATGCCGTGATTGCGCGCCTTCGCCACGACAGCGGTGGGGCGGTGCACACCCCGCCGGTTCGTCCGGTTCCCCATCGCCGTCGGACCGCAGTGGCGGACCGGCTCTATTACCGCAGTGCCCCGCTGGGGCTGACTAGGCGCACTTTCCTGACCAGTCGGCATATTGTTTGCGCGGAAGGTCTGACCACCGGGGAAGACCTCACTGTTTCGATCCCGCTTTGGACTTGGGGCCGAGTTCGGGTTCAGCGATCGGGTCCGTCCTACGTGATTGGCTCTGATGCCAGCAACCGGGTCACTATGCGCTTGGCACCTTTGAAGGAGGAGTTGCGTCATACCGAGGTGGTTTGGCGCAGCTCCTGGATGCGGCGGCTCTCCGTGGGCCAACGCAGGGCGCTCGGCACCAAGTACCTGCGGATCCACTTCTTCGGGGCCGCCTACTACCGCGCCACCAGTGGACATTGGAGTGAGGAGGACCGCCGCGACCTGGCTCAAGCGATCAAGCTGGTGCTCGAGCTGGCCCCGGGTTGTCACCTGCCCCTCTCCAGAATCGACCGGCAGCTGCTGGCCGCATTAGCAGACCCGACTACCCCGGTTGAGGAGCTGAATCGACTGGCAATTGCCCGGCGCAGGTTCGGACAGGTGGACGCTTTGATTCCGGCGGACTGGCGCTACCTGCTCCATCGCGAGGCGCCGCTGCGGTTTATGGCCGCTTCCTTCCTGACCCGGTAG
- a CDS encoding nucleotide sugar dehydrogenase: MRVAVIGMGKIGLPLAVQFADAGQDVVGVDVNPQTVDLINQAVEPFPGEAFLQEKLSELVPAGRLRATTDYAEAIPGADAIVIVVPLFVNDATWAPDFDWMDAATRSLAEHLTPGTLVSYETTLPVGTTRGRWKPMIEEISGLVEGKDFHLVFSPERVLTGRVFADLRKYPKLVGGLSAEGTERGIEFYQQVLSFDERPDLPRENGVWDMGSAEAAEMAKLAETTYRDVNIGLANQFAVYADQEGIDIEKVIDACNSQPYSHIHRPGIAVGGHCIPVYPRLYLSTDPDASVVRTARQFNAGMPKYVVSRVEEVLGSLANQDVAVLGASYRGGVKETAFSGVFETVKQLEERGANVKVQDPMYSDAEIEAFGWAPYHVGEPVDAVIIQADHAQYRELTPLDFPAVKLLFDGRRITDPAKWVGTPRLVIGHAS; the protein is encoded by the coding sequence ATGCGCGTAGCAGTTATCGGAATGGGCAAGATTGGTTTGCCCCTGGCAGTCCAGTTTGCAGACGCCGGACAGGATGTGGTCGGGGTCGACGTCAACCCGCAGACGGTTGATCTGATCAACCAGGCGGTTGAGCCCTTCCCGGGCGAAGCGTTCCTGCAGGAAAAGCTCAGCGAGCTGGTGCCCGCCGGTCGGCTCCGGGCCACCACCGACTATGCGGAGGCAATTCCGGGGGCCGACGCCATCGTCATCGTCGTTCCACTCTTCGTTAACGACGCCACCTGGGCCCCCGATTTTGACTGGATGGACGCTGCCACCCGCTCGCTTGCCGAGCACCTGACCCCGGGCACCCTGGTCTCCTACGAGACCACTCTGCCGGTGGGGACAACTCGCGGGCGCTGGAAGCCGATGATTGAAGAAATCTCCGGCTTGGTTGAGGGGAAAGACTTCCACCTGGTGTTCTCCCCGGAGCGGGTGCTGACCGGTCGGGTGTTTGCCGACCTGCGAAAGTACCCCAAGCTGGTTGGTGGGTTGTCCGCGGAAGGAACCGAGCGCGGGATCGAGTTCTACCAGCAGGTACTCAGCTTTGACGAGCGCCCGGACCTGCCCCGGGAAAACGGAGTGTGGGACATGGGCAGCGCGGAAGCTGCCGAGATGGCCAAGCTGGCCGAGACCACCTACCGCGACGTCAACATCGGCCTGGCCAACCAGTTTGCCGTCTACGCGGACCAGGAAGGGATCGACATCGAGAAAGTGATCGATGCCTGCAACTCGCAGCCCTACTCTCACATTCACCGGCCCGGAATTGCCGTGGGCGGACACTGCATTCCGGTTTACCCGCGCCTTTACCTGTCCACCGACCCGGATGCGTCCGTGGTGCGGACCGCCCGCCAGTTCAACGCCGGCATGCCCAAGTACGTGGTCTCCCGCGTGGAAGAGGTGCTGGGGTCGCTGGCCAACCAGGATGTGGCTGTCCTCGGCGCCTCCTACCGGGGCGGAGTGAAAGAGACGGCTTTCTCCGGCGTATTTGAAACGGTCAAGCAACTGGAGGAGCGCGGCGCCAACGTCAAGGTGCAGGATCCGATGTACTCCGACGCGGAAATTGAAGCGTTCGGGTGGGCGCCCTACCACGTGGGTGAGCCGGTGGACGCGGTCATTATTCAGGCCGACCACGCCCAGTACCGGGAGCTCACCCCGCTCGACTTCCCCGCGGTCAAGCTGCTGTTCGACGGCCGGCGGATCACCGACCCGGCCAAGTGGGTTGGAACCCCGCGCCTCGTGATCGGTCACGCCTCCTAG
- a CDS encoding glycosyltransferase, giving the protein MSKRLTVATRIFLPEVSAASFRLGAVTTAARRQRWQVHVVTSAYPGAASKRAGALTISRFPVLRDQTGYLRGYLPYLSFDLPLFFRLLLGKRSDAVLVEPPPTTGVMARLACTLRRLPYVWYAADIWSDATESASGSALVVRAVRWMERFALRGASAVIAVSDGVAERARELGARNVHVVPNGIDTRIYHPGPADRSHLADLGITKPYLIYAGTASEWQQAERFAEAFVADPRLADQLQLVFVGNGTSWEYLTELAAQASADTGSQPIVLLQLRSPEEVANLLRGAEAAMVSIAPAIGYDFAYPTKVLAALGCGTPVLYAGVGPAALDIEREGFGWTCPLTTESIAPVLQQIAQCQRAWTADDRDRAASWVREHRSLEHTGQQVVQILSNLT; this is encoded by the coding sequence GTGAGTAAGCGACTAACCGTTGCCACCCGGATCTTCCTGCCCGAGGTGAGCGCCGCCTCGTTTCGGTTGGGAGCGGTGACAACGGCAGCCCGGCGCCAGCGCTGGCAGGTCCACGTGGTCACCTCCGCCTACCCGGGGGCGGCTTCGAAACGCGCCGGCGCACTGACGATCTCACGGTTCCCGGTGCTGCGGGACCAGACCGGGTATCTGCGCGGATACCTCCCGTACCTGTCCTTCGACCTCCCCCTCTTTTTCCGCTTGCTGCTGGGCAAACGCTCAGACGCCGTGCTGGTTGAACCTCCCCCCACGACCGGGGTGATGGCTCGCCTCGCGTGCACTCTTCGCCGGCTGCCCTACGTCTGGTACGCCGCCGACATCTGGTCAGATGCCACCGAATCCGCCAGCGGCTCCGCCCTGGTGGTGCGGGCCGTCCGGTGGATGGAACGGTTTGCACTCCGGGGGGCCAGCGCGGTGATCGCGGTCTCCGACGGGGTGGCGGAACGGGCGCGAGAACTGGGCGCCCGAAATGTTCACGTGGTGCCCAACGGGATCGACACTCGGATCTACCATCCGGGCCCGGCCGACCGGAGTCACCTGGCGGACCTTGGCATCACCAAGCCGTACCTTATTTACGCCGGGACTGCCTCCGAATGGCAACAGGCCGAGCGCTTTGCGGAGGCTTTCGTGGCTGATCCGCGGCTGGCAGATCAGCTTCAGCTGGTCTTCGTGGGCAACGGGACTTCCTGGGAGTACCTGACCGAGTTGGCCGCTCAGGCCAGTGCCGACACCGGCTCCCAGCCAATTGTGCTGCTGCAGCTTCGAAGTCCCGAAGAGGTGGCCAACCTGTTGCGGGGAGCCGAGGCCGCCATGGTCTCTATCGCCCCTGCGATCGGCTACGACTTTGCCTACCCAACCAAGGTGCTGGCGGCCCTCGGATGCGGCACTCCCGTCCTGTATGCGGGGGTCGGACCGGCCGCGCTGGATATTGAGCGGGAGGGCTTTGGCTGGACCTGTCCCCTCACGACCGAGTCAATCGCCCCGGTCCTGCAGCAAATAGCCCAGTGCCAACGCGCCTGGACCGCGGATGACCGGGACCGAGCCGCCAGCTGGGTCCGGGAGCATCGCTCGTTGGAACACACTGGCCAGCAGGTGGTCCAGATCCTGTCGAACCTCACCTAA
- a CDS encoding ABC transporter ATP-binding protein, with the protein MRNAWRQTQELMPYLPPTARRYIRVYIILSCLLTLLDVAALMLLALSLSAMMQGVPVELPVIGSVPPDKYIWLLLVVSLLVILKSILSLLQQWAATRRFAEFELSLGVKLFDAYIGAPWVERLSRTTSQLVRMADVGVAAVVSGLLLPLIQLPATLASSVLILGTLLFVQPMTAVISIVYLGGMAFLMSVVLTKRAVEAGRVNRDYSFRVASLMTDMVGALKEITLRNKFDEVAGAVKANRTHAARARANIQFLASVPKFIMDTALIGGFLLVGVISYLVEGSLDEAISAIVLFAVAGMRLVPALTTLQGTANTINANRAQVDAVLFDMQEAEEYRAAVEHVGKVPLAHEPRELVLSGVTFQYPTGERPAVADVSLAIKMGTSVGFVGSSGSGKSTLVDIILGLLTPQAGQVLVDGQELTEVLADWRSRVGYVPQEVSLFDGTISQNVALSWSGDIDQDRVIDCLKRAQLWEAVQARPGGLNAKVGERGMAFSGGQRQRLGIARALYSNPYILILDEATSALDTKTEAEVAQAIANLRGDVTLISIAHRLSTVKDADELFFMEGGQVLAHGTFHEVVNQVPMFREQAQLAGLVNEE; encoded by the coding sequence ATGAGAAATGCTTGGCGTCAAACTCAGGAGCTAATGCCCTATTTGCCGCCCACGGCCCGGCGCTACATTCGGGTCTACATCATCCTGTCCTGTCTGCTCACTCTGCTGGACGTGGCTGCGCTAATGCTCTTGGCCCTGTCCCTGTCAGCCATGATGCAGGGGGTCCCGGTCGAACTGCCGGTGATCGGGTCCGTTCCACCCGACAAGTACATCTGGCTGCTGCTAGTCGTCTCGCTTTTGGTGATCCTCAAGTCGATCCTGTCGCTGCTTCAACAATGGGCAGCCACCCGCAGATTTGCCGAGTTTGAGCTGTCCCTCGGGGTGAAGCTGTTCGATGCTTACATCGGGGCGCCCTGGGTGGAGCGGCTAAGTCGAACTACCTCGCAGTTGGTGCGAATGGCGGATGTGGGCGTGGCCGCGGTCGTCTCCGGCCTGTTGCTTCCGCTGATTCAGCTGCCCGCTACGCTGGCCTCGTCAGTGCTCATTTTGGGAACTCTCCTCTTTGTGCAACCGATGACTGCTGTCATCTCGATCGTCTATTTGGGGGGAATGGCCTTCCTGATGTCGGTCGTCCTGACTAAGCGGGCGGTGGAAGCGGGCCGGGTAAATCGAGATTACAGCTTCCGGGTAGCCTCGCTGATGACCGACATGGTTGGGGCACTCAAAGAGATCACCCTGCGGAACAAGTTTGACGAGGTGGCGGGGGCGGTCAAGGCCAATCGGACTCACGCGGCCCGCGCCCGCGCCAATATCCAGTTCCTCGCAAGCGTTCCCAAGTTCATTATGGACACCGCGCTCATCGGCGGGTTCCTGCTGGTTGGGGTGATTTCCTACCTGGTGGAGGGAAGCCTGGATGAGGCGATCAGTGCGATCGTTCTGTTTGCCGTCGCTGGGATGCGGCTCGTTCCCGCGTTGACCACATTGCAGGGGACTGCCAATACCATCAACGCCAACCGGGCCCAGGTCGATGCGGTGCTGTTCGACATGCAGGAGGCGGAAGAGTACCGCGCTGCGGTTGAACACGTAGGGAAGGTGCCGTTGGCGCACGAGCCGCGGGAACTGGTCCTGAGCGGAGTCACCTTCCAGTACCCGACCGGGGAGCGACCCGCAGTTGCGGACGTTTCGCTGGCGATCAAGATGGGAACTTCAGTCGGGTTTGTCGGCTCGTCAGGCTCGGGTAAGTCCACCCTGGTGGACATCATCCTGGGTCTGCTGACCCCACAGGCAGGGCAGGTCCTGGTCGACGGCCAGGAACTGACCGAGGTGTTGGCTGACTGGCGCTCGCGGGTGGGCTACGTCCCGCAGGAAGTGTCCCTCTTTGACGGCACCATTTCGCAAAACGTTGCCCTCAGTTGGAGCGGTGACATCGATCAGGATCGGGTAATTGACTGCCTGAAGCGAGCTCAACTCTGGGAGGCTGTCCAGGCTCGGCCCGGCGGACTCAACGCTAAGGTGGGCGAGCGAGGGATGGCTTTCAGCGGTGGCCAGCGTCAGCGGCTCGGGATTGCCCGGGCGCTGTACTCGAACCCGTACATTCTGATTTTGGACGAGGCGACCTCGGCGCTGGATACCAAGACTGAGGCGGAAGTCGCGCAGGCAATCGCCAACCTGCGCGGAGACGTCACGCTCATCTCGATCGCGCACCGGCTCTCCACCGTGAAGGACGCGGACGAACTCTTCTTCATGGAGGGCGGTCAGGTGCTGGCCCACGGCACCTTCCACGAGGTAGTCAATCAGGTGCCGATGTTCCGCGAGCAGGCCCAACTTGCTGGGCTGGTCAACGAGGAGTAG